In Microcoleus sp. AS-A8, the following are encoded in one genomic region:
- the psbZ gene encoding photosystem II reaction center protein PsbZ has product MSIIFQISLAALVALSFVMVVGVPVAYASPQNWNQSKQLIFLGSGVWIALVLLVGVLNFLVV; this is encoded by the coding sequence ATGTCTATCATATTTCAAATATCACTTGCTGCTCTGGTTGCCCTGTCCTTTGTTATGGTTGTCGGTGTGCCCGTCGCCTACGCCTCTCCACAGAACTGGAATCAATCCAAACAGTTAATCTTTTTAGGTTCCGGCGTTTGGATCGCTCTTGTTCTTTTAGTGGGTGTCTTGAATTTTTTGGTGGTGTAA
- a CDS encoding acyl-CoA desaturase, with the protein MTSATSNPEKVEISSPLRPDWVTIIFMAVLHIGALFALLPSNFSWKAIGLAILLHWVTGGLGITLGFHRLVTHRSFQTPKWLEYFFVFCGTLACQGGPIRWVGLHRIHHLHSDTQPDPHNSNRGFWWSHMGWMLYNIPADVDIPRYTKDISDDPVYQFLQNYFVPIQIVLGLIFYGLGGWPFVVWGIFARIVIVFHCTWLVNSATHTFGYQTYDANDHSRNCWWVALLTYGEGWHNNHHAYQYSARHGMKWWEIDLTWMTIQFLQLLGLAQKVKLVGKE; encoded by the coding sequence ATGACGAGCGCTACCTCAAATCCAGAAAAAGTGGAGATTTCCTCCCCCTTACGCCCCGATTGGGTCACCATCATTTTCATGGCGGTGTTACACATCGGTGCTCTTTTTGCCTTGCTCCCTAGCAATTTTAGCTGGAAAGCTATTGGCTTAGCTATCTTGCTCCACTGGGTCACTGGTGGTTTAGGAATTACTCTAGGATTTCATCGCTTAGTCACTCATCGGAGTTTTCAAACTCCTAAGTGGCTGGAATACTTCTTCGTTTTCTGCGGCACTTTAGCTTGCCAGGGAGGACCAATCCGGTGGGTTGGTTTGCATCGCATCCATCATTTACATTCTGATACTCAACCCGATCCTCATAATTCCAATCGGGGATTTTGGTGGAGCCACATGGGTTGGATGCTCTATAATATCCCAGCGGATGTAGATATTCCTCGCTACACAAAAGACATTTCAGATGACCCTGTTTATCAGTTTCTACAAAATTATTTTGTCCCCATTCAAATCGTTCTGGGCTTGATTTTCTACGGGCTAGGAGGCTGGCCTTTTGTTGTTTGGGGCATTTTTGCCCGTATCGTTATCGTGTTTCACTGCACTTGGTTGGTCAACAGTGCAACTCATACGTTTGGTTATCAAACGTATGACGCGAATGACCACTCAAGAAACTGTTGGTGGGTGGCTTTACTGACCTATGGTGAAGGCTGGCATAACAATCATCACGCCTATCAATATTCGGCTCGACACGGTATGAAATGGTGGGAAATTGACCTCACCTGGATGACGATTCAGTTTTTACAATTGTTAGGTTTGGCCCAGAAGGTCAAACTGGTAGGAAAAGAATAA
- a CDS encoding glutamate-5-semialdehyde dehydrogenase: METDGFTPNPTDAVLRAYRASLVLATTTGVDRSRGIQAMAKALSNSFDDILEANTLDLEASREMAVPEIIWEWLKLTPERLQTTIQILQRIGELSDPIRRVMNASYQLDHSQTYCHLMPLGVIALIYEAFPELSAITAGFCIKTGNCLILRGGSEASQSNLVISQALQTALDEAGLPEGCLQLLPSEQGASIRDLVTQDRYLNLVIPYGRPTLVQQVLEQSTAPVLRSAMGNCYLYWSATGTLDMVRWVILDSQASEPDPVNAIEKILINRHQKPSSLVMLWNSLKEKGFKLKGDDELVAEFPEQLTLAAESEWNQPYLNNTIAFKVVDNIESAISWLNQYSSGHADCIVTESYQESRQFALGVDSASVYINSSPRFSRNPKRADAVFLGMSNQKGYRRGMISLEALTTLKQVIQGNGKY; encoded by the coding sequence ATGGAGACTGATGGCTTTACGCCTAACCCCACTGATGCTGTACTCCGTGCCTATCGGGCTTCTTTAGTCTTAGCAACGACTACAGGAGTAGACCGCAGTCGCGGGATTCAAGCCATGGCGAAGGCGCTCTCTAACTCCTTTGATGATATTTTGGAAGCCAACACCCTCGACCTGGAAGCCAGCCGAGAGATGGCAGTGCCAGAGATCATTTGGGAGTGGCTCAAGCTGACGCCTGAGCGGCTTCAGACGACCATCCAGATTTTGCAAAGGATTGGGGAGCTATCCGATCCAATCCGGCGGGTGATGAACGCCTCCTACCAACTGGATCACTCTCAAACCTATTGCCACCTGATGCCACTGGGCGTCATTGCTCTAATTTATGAAGCGTTTCCAGAGTTAAGTGCGATCACCGCAGGCTTTTGTATCAAAACTGGCAACTGCCTGATTCTCAGAGGGGGAAGTGAAGCGAGTCAATCTAATTTAGTGATTTCGCAGGCTTTACAAACAGCATTAGATGAAGCCGGGTTGCCAGAAGGATGCCTACAACTGTTGCCCTCAGAACAAGGTGCTTCGATTCGGGATTTAGTTACCCAAGACCGCTATCTCAACTTAGTCATTCCCTATGGACGACCCACGCTGGTACAGCAAGTGCTGGAGCAATCCACAGCACCGGTTTTAAGGTCCGCCATGGGCAACTGTTACCTGTACTGGTCTGCCACAGGGACGCTAGATATGGTTCGTTGGGTCATTTTAGACAGTCAGGCGAGTGAACCTGATCCAGTGAATGCGATTGAAAAGATTTTGATTAATCGTCATCAAAAACCATCCTCCTTGGTCATGCTCTGGAATAGCCTCAAGGAAAAGGGTTTCAAACTCAAAGGCGATGACGAACTGGTGGCTGAATTTCCCGAACAGTTAACCTTGGCAGCCGAATCGGAATGGAATCAACCTTATCTCAATAACACTATTGCCTTTAAAGTCGTCGATAACATCGAGTCCGCGATTAGCTGGTTGAACCAGTACAGTAGTGGTCATGCTGACTGCATTGTCACAGAGTCTTATCAGGAAAGTCGCCAATTTGCCTTAGGTGTTGATAGCGCCTCGGTCTATATTAATTCCTCGCCTCGATTTTCCCGCAACCCAAAACGGGCAGATGCGGTTTTTCTGGGGATGTCCAACCAAAAGGGCTATCGTCGAGGAATGATTAGCTTGGAGGCGCTCACAACACTTAAGCAGGTGATTCAGGGTAATGGGAAATATTAG
- a CDS encoding response regulator transcription factor, producing MRILLVEDDAGFAEALAEALTDQWYVVDVASDGEAGWMQAQAMDYDLMLLDVMLPKLDGISLCQRLRAKGYSNPILMITARDTSYDKVSGLDAGADDYVVKPIDLPELLARVRALLRRGMSSTSPVLEWGGLKLDPSTYDVSYDDKPLRLTPKEYALLELFLRSGRRVLSRSLLIEHIWSLESPPTEDTVKAHVKSLRNKLKTVGAPNDLIETVHGLGYRLKQSS from the coding sequence ATGAGAATCCTGCTAGTCGAAGATGATGCGGGCTTTGCTGAAGCCCTAGCAGAAGCCCTGACGGATCAATGGTATGTCGTGGATGTTGCGAGTGATGGGGAAGCCGGTTGGATGCAAGCCCAAGCGATGGACTATGACTTGATGTTGCTGGATGTGATGCTTCCTAAACTAGATGGGATCAGCCTTTGCCAGAGATTACGGGCTAAAGGCTACAGCAATCCAATTCTGATGATTACGGCTCGCGATACTAGCTACGACAAAGTGAGCGGCTTGGATGCTGGAGCGGATGACTATGTGGTTAAACCTATCGATCTCCCCGAATTGTTAGCCCGTGTTCGCGCTTTGTTGCGTCGAGGCATGAGTTCAACGTCGCCTGTGTTGGAGTGGGGGGGTTTGAAGCTTGACCCTAGTACCTATGACGTGTCTTACGATGACAAACCCTTGCGTCTGACGCCTAAAGAGTATGCGCTCTTGGAGCTTTTCTTGCGGAGTGGGCGGCGGGTACTCAGCCGCAGTCTCTTGATCGAACATATTTGGTCTTTAGAGAGTCCCCCAACCGAAGATACGGTCAAAGCACATGTTAAGAGTTTACGCAATAAACTCAAAACCGTAGGCGCGCCTAATGATTTAATTGAGACGGTTCATGGTCTCGGCTATCGCCTCAAACAGAGTTCTTAA
- the ribH gene encoding 6,7-dimethyl-8-ribityllumazine synthase — MAVFEGTFTSSTPLRFAIIIGRFNDLVTGKLLAGCEDCLKRHGVDTNPHGTQVDYIWVPGAFEVPLMARQAALTGRYDAVICLGAVIRGQTPHFDYVAAEVAKGVAAAGVETGVPVIFGVVTVDTMQQALERAGIKSNKGWDYALNALEMASLMQHFKGNGIASAYATYEESAVTPQVLPISSNRTITSEARIERQPSAE, encoded by the coding sequence ATGGCAGTTTTCGAAGGAACTTTTACTTCATCTACACCCCTACGGTTTGCAATTATCATTGGTCGATTCAACGATTTAGTGACCGGCAAACTTCTAGCAGGGTGTGAAGATTGTCTGAAACGCCACGGTGTTGATACCAATCCCCACGGTACTCAAGTGGATTATATTTGGGTACCTGGTGCTTTTGAGGTGCCTCTGATGGCTCGTCAAGCCGCACTCACGGGACGCTATGATGCCGTGATTTGCCTAGGCGCAGTCATCCGGGGGCAAACCCCTCATTTCGATTATGTCGCTGCTGAAGTGGCCAAGGGGGTTGCTGCGGCTGGTGTGGAAACAGGTGTGCCAGTAATCTTTGGAGTTGTGACAGTCGATACCATGCAGCAAGCCTTAGAACGAGCGGGTATCAAGAGCAATAAAGGCTGGGATTATGCCCTGAATGCCTTGGAGATGGCCAGCTTAATGCAGCACTTCAAGGGAAACGGGATAGCTTCAGCCTATGCTACTTATGAAGAAAGTGCTGTTACCCCTCAGGTGCTACCGATTTCCTCTAATCGGACAATCACTTCAGAGGCAAGGATTGAACGCCAACCGTCGGCTGAGTAG
- a CDS encoding methionine gamma-lyase family protein, with protein sequence MNSDKQLQEAEKALVPIFYGIDAAVKQNFKKVLDSFRRHRVGVHHFAGVSGYGHDDLGRETLDQVFADVMGAEAAAVRVQLVSGTHAIACCLFGVLRPGDEMLAVVGAPYDTLEEVIGLRGQNQGSLREFGIGYRELPLTPEGTVDWHNLSQGVSDNTRLVLIQRSCGYSWRSSLSIADIEKIVQVVKQQNPDTICFVDNCYGEFIENREPPAVGADLIAGSLIKNPGGTIVTAGGYIAGRSDLVEAAACRLTAPGIGSAGGATFEQNRLLFQGLFLAPQMVGEAMKGNHLTAYVFHQLGYPVNPLPMAPRRDVIQAIQLGSPEKLIAFCGAIQQHSPIGSYLSPVPAEMPGYESQLVMAGGTFIDGSTSEFSADGPLRKPYIAFCQGGTHWTHVAIALEAAIEAVGSA encoded by the coding sequence ATGAACAGCGATAAGCAACTGCAAGAAGCAGAAAAGGCACTAGTTCCGATTTTTTACGGAATTGACGCCGCCGTCAAGCAAAATTTCAAAAAAGTGCTGGATTCCTTTCGCCGTCACCGTGTAGGAGTTCATCACTTTGCCGGGGTCAGCGGTTACGGGCATGATGATTTGGGCCGCGAAACGCTGGATCAGGTGTTTGCTGATGTGATGGGGGCTGAGGCAGCGGCGGTACGGGTGCAGTTGGTTTCAGGAACCCATGCGATCGCCTGTTGCCTGTTTGGTGTCCTGCGTCCTGGTGACGAGATGCTGGCGGTGGTAGGTGCGCCTTACGACACGTTAGAAGAGGTGATTGGTTTACGAGGTCAAAACCAAGGCTCTCTCAGGGAGTTTGGCATTGGTTACCGTGAGTTACCTCTCACCCCGGAGGGAACCGTAGATTGGCACAATTTAAGTCAAGGGGTGAGCGATAACACGCGCCTTGTCTTAATTCAGCGTTCTTGTGGCTATTCCTGGCGCTCCAGCCTTTCCATTGCCGACATTGAAAAAATCGTCCAGGTGGTGAAACAACAAAACCCCGACACGATTTGCTTTGTGGATAACTGTTATGGCGAGTTTATTGAAAACCGGGAACCCCCAGCCGTTGGGGCTGACCTAATAGCCGGTTCCCTGATTAAAAATCCGGGTGGCACTATTGTCACAGCGGGAGGCTACATCGCCGGAAGATCCGATTTAGTTGAGGCCGCCGCTTGTCGCTTGACGGCCCCTGGAATTGGCAGTGCGGGGGGCGCAACCTTCGAGCAAAATCGGCTGCTGTTTCAAGGGCTGTTCTTAGCCCCCCAAATGGTGGGAGAAGCCATGAAGGGGAATCACTTAACGGCTTATGTCTTCCACCAACTAGGCTACCCGGTGAATCCGCTGCCCATGGCACCCCGGCGGGATGTGATTCAAGCCATCCAACTAGGTTCACCAGAGAAGCTGATTGCCTTTTGTGGAGCGATTCAACAGCACTCACCCATCGGCTCTTATCTCAGCCCCGTGCCCGCAGAGATGCCCGGTTATGAGAGCCAGTTGGTCATGGCAGGAGGTACGTTTATTGATGGCAGCACTTCCGAATTTTCCGCCGATGGCCCCCTGCGAAAGCCCTATATTGCCTTTTGTCAAGGGGGAACCCATTGGACTCATGTGGCGATCGCGCTAGAAGCGGCTATAGAAGCCGTTGGATCGGCTTAA
- a CDS encoding PAS domain S-box protein yields MGKPWSGNGFNPMLIVAIANSCSLVVLAWAYSRLGLGFTHLPFSEDVLHQSTQPNPEGESVAEPLDSALQPERQHSEESPSAERFFNLSLDMLLISNTDGYVTHINPAWERILGFTLEELKAQPWIAFVHPQDVEATQAQMEQLGRGVCITRFENRYRRKDGSYKWLSWTAVPFLEEGLVYAVARDVSDYKQAEEALRKVNQELEIAIAERLTQLIQTSQDLLTEIAERKQMEEALRSSEQRFRVALQNSPTFVFSQDSELRYTWIYNPNPESQIQRAIGQSDAEIMAPEDAKRLTAIKQRVLTNGIGTREEVFVTVKEEIRYYDLTVEPLLGSTGDVVGITCAATDITSIRIREQQLRAIFEQSLDAIMITDDQGSYLEANPAACQLLGLPLSELLGRRIVEFMEPGFDFASAWRSFRKQGQLTGTMRLLHLDGTVRSVDYAAKADFLPGRHLSILRDITERKQVEIALLEERNFISAILEAVNALIVVLDDQGRFVRFNRACEQITGYSLEEVKGKYIWDLFLIPKEVEAVQAMIQELQAGQFPNESEHYWIARDGSRNLISWFNTVILDTDGSTKHIIGIGIDITDRKRAEDMRRALEREQALSELRLRFFSMASHEFRTPLSTILLTAQILESSAQGWSQEKRTRNLQRIVSAAKEMRQMLDDILTINRAETGRLEFAPTPIELNAFCQQMLQEMRIYATALHTLVFSNQSEAEWALMDEKLLRYILSNLLSNAIKYSPQGGEINLEILRNQEAILLQIYDRGIGIPLSDQPHLFEAFHRGANVESIPGSGLGLTVAKKCVDLHGGRIMFTSEVGVGTTFTVMIPIQIGMKDGDWGRSY; encoded by the coding sequence ATGGGCAAACCCTGGAGCGGGAATGGGTTCAATCCCATGCTGATAGTCGCGATCGCTAACAGTTGCAGTCTGGTGGTACTCGCTTGGGCGTACTCTCGGCTGGGGCTTGGTTTCACTCATTTGCCGTTCTCTGAAGACGTGCTGCACCAAAGTACACAACCCAATCCTGAGGGGGAAAGCGTTGCAGAACCCTTAGATTCAGCCTTACAACCTGAGCGTCAGCACAGTGAGGAGTCCCCAAGCGCCGAGCGCTTCTTTAACCTGTCGCTGGATATGCTCCTGATTAGCAACACAGACGGTTATGTCACCCATATCAATCCAGCTTGGGAGAGAATCTTGGGCTTTACGCTTGAGGAATTAAAAGCCCAACCTTGGATCGCTTTTGTTCATCCCCAAGACGTGGAAGCCACCCAAGCTCAGATGGAGCAATTGGGCAGGGGTGTGTGTATTACTCGGTTTGAGAATCGCTATCGCCGCAAGGATGGTTCTTACAAATGGCTGTCTTGGACGGCTGTCCCGTTTCTGGAAGAAGGGTTGGTTTATGCAGTGGCTCGTGATGTCAGCGATTACAAGCAGGCAGAAGAGGCATTACGAAAAGTCAATCAGGAGCTAGAAATTGCGATCGCAGAGCGCCTAACTCAATTAATCCAAACCTCCCAGGACTTACTCACTGAAATTGCCGAGCGCAAGCAGATGGAAGAAGCGCTCAGAAGTAGTGAGCAGCGCTTCAGGGTGGCGCTGCAAAATTCGCCAACCTTTGTGTTCTCTCAAGACAGCGAGTTACGTTACACCTGGATCTACAATCCGAATCCAGAGAGCCAAATCCAGAGAGCCATCGGTCAATCAGACGCTGAAATTATGGCTCCTGAAGACGCCAAACGGCTGACAGCCATCAAGCAGCGAGTGCTGACAAACGGGATAGGAACGCGCGAAGAGGTATTTGTTACGGTCAAGGAAGAAATTCGCTATTACGACCTGACGGTAGAACCGTTACTTGGGTCAACCGGGGACGTTGTAGGCATCACCTGCGCGGCTACGGATATCACGAGCATTCGGATTAGGGAACAGCAGTTACGAGCGATCTTCGAGCAGTCACTGGACGCCATTATGATCACAGATGATCAGGGAAGCTATCTAGAAGCGAATCCCGCGGCCTGCCAGTTGTTAGGTCTGCCCTTGAGTGAGCTTTTGGGCAGGCGGATTGTAGAGTTTATGGAACCGGGGTTTGATTTTGCATCGGCGTGGCGCTCCTTCCGCAAACAGGGACAGTTAACGGGGACAATGCGCCTTTTACACTTGGACGGAACTGTGCGAAGCGTGGATTATGCAGCGAAAGCTGACTTTTTACCCGGACGGCATTTGTCCATTCTGCGCGACATAACAGAACGCAAGCAAGTCGAGATAGCTTTACTGGAAGAACGTAACTTTATTTCAGCCATTTTGGAAGCTGTCAATGCTTTAATTGTAGTTCTCGATGACCAGGGAAGATTCGTTCGTTTTAATCGCGCTTGTGAACAAATTACAGGCTACTCGTTGGAGGAAGTTAAGGGGAAATATATTTGGGATTTGTTTTTAATCCCAAAGGAGGTGGAAGCAGTCCAAGCGATGATTCAGGAACTCCAAGCAGGTCAATTTCCCAACGAGTCTGAACATTACTGGATCGCACGGGATGGCAGTCGCAACCTGATTTCTTGGTTTAATACGGTGATTCTCGATACCGATGGCTCGACTAAACATATCATCGGTATTGGCATTGATATCACGGATCGAAAACGAGCGGAAGATATGCGTCGGGCGTTAGAACGAGAGCAAGCGCTTAGTGAACTGCGACTCCGTTTCTTTTCCATGGCATCCCATGAGTTTCGTACTCCCTTGAGTACTATCTTACTAACGGCTCAAATTCTGGAATCGTCTGCTCAGGGATGGTCTCAGGAGAAACGAACCAGAAATCTCCAGCGGATTGTCTCGGCGGCTAAAGAAATGAGGCAAATGCTGGATGATATTTTAACCATTAATCGAGCCGAAACCGGAAGACTAGAGTTTGCTCCTACGCCCATTGAACTCAATGCTTTTTGTCAGCAAATGCTCCAAGAAATGCGGATTTATGCCACGGCTTTGCATACCTTAGTTTTTTCTAACCAAAGCGAAGCAGAATGGGCTTTGATGGATGAAAAGCTTTTGCGTTATATTTTATCAAATTTACTCTCAAATGCTATTAAATATTCGCCTCAAGGAGGTGAGATTAATTTAGAAATTCTGCGGAATCAAGAAGCTATTTTATTGCAAATCTATGACCGGGGAATTGGCATTCCCTTATCCGATCAACCTCATCTGTTTGAAGCCTTTCATCGGGGAGCGAATGTTGAGAGTATTCCCGGTTCAGGATTGGGGCTGACGGTCGCGAAAAAGTGTGTGGATTTACATGGCGGCAGAATCATGTTTACCAGTGAGGTAGGAGTAGGTACCACGTTTACAGTGATGATTCCGATCCAGATAGGGATGAAGGATGGAGACTGGGGACGGTCGTATTGA